The genomic window CGGTCTTGATCTCGATGTCCACACCGGTGGGGAGATCCAGGGTCATCAGGGAATCGATGGTCTTCTTGGTGGGGGACTCAATGTCCACCAGACGGTTGTGGGTGCGGATTTCAAAGGATTCGCGGCTGTCCTTGTCGATGAAGGGGCTGCGCATCACGGTGAAACGGCGGATGCGGGTGGGGAGGGGAATGGGTCCGCTCACCTTGGCACCCGTGCGGCGCACGGTGTCCACAATCTTGG from Deinococcus cellulosilyticus NBRC 106333 = KACC 11606 includes these protein-coding regions:
- the rpsJ gene encoding 30S ribosomal protein S10, which gives rise to MVAPKIRIKLRGFDHRTLDQSASKIVDTVRRTGAKVSGPIPLPTRIRRFTVMRSPFIDKDSRESFEIRTHNRLVDIESPTKKTIDSLMTLDLPTGVDIEIKTVGGAQ